A stretch of DNA from Peromyscus eremicus chromosome 18, PerEre_H2_v1, whole genome shotgun sequence:
AGCCATCTGCAGACCACTGCACTACCCCATCATCATGAACAGCAAAGTGTGTCACTTGCTGGTCATCAGCTCCTGGGTGACTGGGTTCTTAATCATCTTCCCACCTTTGCTCTTGGCACTCAAACTGGATTTCTGTGCTTCCAAAATTGTTGATCACTTTCTGTGTGACACTTCTGTTCTTCAGCTGTCTTGTACAGACACACGCTTATTAGAATTGATGGCTTTTGCCTTGGCTGTGATGACACTGGTCATCACCTTGATCTTAGTGATCCTCTCCTACACATTCATTATCAAAACCATCCTCAAGTTCCCTTCAGCTCAACAACGGAGAAAGGCCTTTTCCACCTGCTCCTCACACATGGTTGTTGTCTCCATTACTTATGGGAGTTGTATTTTCATGTATCTTAAAACATCAGCCAAGGAAAGGGTGACTTTAAATAAAGGTGTAGCTGTGCTCAACACTTCTGTGGCCCCTTTGCTAAACCCTTTCATTTACACTCTCAGGAACCAGCAGGTGAAGGAAGCTTTCAAACATGTTTTTCTtagattttgttcttttaaaaaccatgagacaagatttagaaataaataataccTTGTTGAAACACGAACTACTCTCAAATGTATTAGTTGTGATCTAAGCCAATTCACTGTTGAATATTTTAGTCACTTGTTTCCTAATCCTGTCTTAGtgcttctgtgtttttcttttagcaTACATTCCTGAGAGGGATGAAAGtgctttctcaaaatcagaatatTAAATTATATGTTTATAGGGGAGTTCTCATGAACTTTCATGTACTGAATGTTTATTCAACTGAAACTTGCTAGATTTTACAAGTTAAGCTTTTTTCTTGCATGGGTAACACtgtaagagacacagagagaatggtGGTTATAATGTAAAATAATTGGGATTTTCACAGCAGATTGAAAATTTAGTAATTTGAAATATAAACTACAGGAGGAAACATTACTTGCAACAAACCATGAAAAATgaataaggaaaacaaagaatCCTATAATGAATAGCATAAAATATGTCAACAATTGCAAATCTTTTGTAAAAATTCCCCTCAAAAAGTACGTTGAGACTGTGCTATTTTGTTAGCTTAATTTGATGATATTTCTCTTAAATAATTAAACTCTGAGTTTTGTactaattattttattgatttatgatTTGTAGATGTTGAGGGTGATGGTAACCCCAAAAAGCCATTTTCCTTATTCTTTATCCGTAACTTAGTTTGAAGATATTTCTATCTATTAAACTAAAATCAGGAGATAAAATGTCTTTATCAATACAGATTATGTCAATTTTCACAAATTCACTTATGTATTTAATACAGTAATGTGAAATAACTTCAAACCTGTGTACTGGAATAGTGTGCACCCATGAGCACCTAGAGGACACCACAATAAATCTTTCCCTCTGCTTATTCTAGTCACACTGTACCAATACCCATCTCCATCTAGATTCTTTGGGGATTCTTCATTAGTCTCGCCTTTCTGGACTCTCATAGGAAAAGAACAGCACACTTGGCAGTGTATACCTGCCAATTGCTGTATCCAATTTACATGCTTCAGTTTCCCATGCTTCTCCATGAATCTGCTCTGGTCTTCTGTAGCAATGTGGCCACTGTGCTCTTGTGGGAGACAACTTTCCTCCCTTTGTCTCAATAATTTGCCAATATCATCTCTGAGCAACCAACCCACAAGAATGAATCAGTTACTTTGATTGGAGTAAGAGTGTGAACAAACTTAAGGCTCTGAAAAACTCTGTTTTTCCAGTATGccattatagaaaaataaaaagaacacctGCCAGATAAACAATTCGTATAAATAAAAGTTCCATTATATCTTAGAGGTTCCATTCTCAGGGCAGAGAAGCTTATGAAATTTTCTCTGGTGAATAAGATTGAAAATTTCCAATAGGGCACATTCCACATTCTGTTGCTCCTTTTAGGACTCACCTCAGCTGGAAATTAGGACtcagtttgtttacattttttgcAATTAGTTCCAATATAAGCCCTCCAACCAGGTAGGCTGCCACCTGCAGacctttctctctgttttcccaTACCCAATCCTCCAGTATCAGACCCAGCTTTTCAGCAGAACACCATAGGCAGCCTTCCCTGTCTTCCTGGTCCCATCCCCTGTGGATCTCACACATTTTCCATTTctagccttcctcctcccacttaTTGCTTTTCCCAGACCCCCAACTCCAGCTGGTACCCCTGCTAACCAGAGTCACCCATCCCAAGGCAACAAGTCAGCTGAAGTGGACCCAGACCCCTCCTACTACTCTTGAGAGCCAATGACCCTAGTCTCATtccagctctgtagcaggaaaCCTGTAGTGCTCTCCCTTTCCTGTCGGACCCCTATAATGAACAGATCacaaagatcttcaccaaacttCCTTCCCCAATTTATGCCAATATCACTCTTCACaaaactctatttctttttttttaatttattaagaaattttatcttTCCTTTACCTACCAGTCAcagatctctctcttccctcctctcacaccTTTACCCCTCCCCCATgtacccacccctcattccctcctacaagaaggtaaggcctcccaaaCTCTATTTCAAATAGATCAAACCCCTCAACTTTAAACCAGATACACtaaatattagatttttttttatcaaaaagtcacagtggggaatagccttgaacttattGGTACAAGAAGAGAtagaataaataatagaaaattaacATTGCTGGCATATTTGGAAGTGTAAAATTATGTGAGTGAAAGACTGATAAGAAACATAGACAAGAAGTAATTATGAACATATAGACACAAGATAACCTAGAAAAAGCTTATTTAGTATGTTCAACCCACACATGAATAgggaaatgaaatataaaataacattatttaGAATGCAGTGGTGGTCACAGGTTCTCCCCcaggatccatgacttcactagccctgagaAGTTGACCAGTTTTCCAGTACTAGACATGGTTTCTTTCCTGTTGAGCATGTCTGAAGTCCAATTTGAGTGTTTTTGATTACTGGCAAGTTATGTATTCCTCTGTTGCATTCTTAGGGTCATTTGTTGTGTTGTATATTGCTctagttcataggcatcatagctgggttaAACTAAGTGTAGTCCTCACAGTTCATTAAAGAAATTTCTATTTTCAACAAATTTAGAACTGTACAGAACCAATCAAAACACAGAGTCATAGAGCCCACTCTTGATGGATCCATCTAAGGAACTACTCTCTTACCTATGGCTTAGGGGACATAGTTGGAGAtaggggcagaaagattttaagaaccagaTGATCCTTTAAGACTGTCTTCTAGTTATGTCAAAAGCTACACCCATGTCTCATCAACATGAATGCTTAAATATGAGCTAAGCAAGGACAATAATAATAGACATGCTATTGTGGACTGGGGAATGTCCAAGAGGCCTCAACCCAGATAAAAGACTATGggcaactaaagaatgctgaaagcaggaggaaaagtcttccccagggaagaacacaacaACTATTTATAcactaccaaatggtcagccttgaaaacatgcaTATAGGTAACATTAAACAGACCGAGGAGGTTGTATTTagaaacatgtatgtatatgcctataataatatgtatgtaacaacaattaatgaaaagagaggccatgaatttgaaagaaccAAGAATAGATATATGGGAGGAATATACAGAGGGAAAAGAAGGGGgcaattatgtaattatattataatctcaaacattAAAGAAACTTTTAAACATGAAGTAATTCTCAATTTTCACtgcaatacatttttttaaatgatataagcCCACTCTGTTTATGGTGATATTGAGAAATACAAATAATGCATTGTTCTTGATAATTGAACAAATTCATGTAGAAAACAAGTTTAACATAGTGAACAAATAAATGTAGTGTTTATTTTGAATGGGCAATCCCAAATTAAGGAACTTATTCCTAAGGTCTAAAGTTATAACATTAAACATTATGAACTGTATGTTTATAAAAACAATTTCCCTCCAGGCAGTGCCagaatcccagcaatcgggaggcagagccaggtggatctctgtgagttcgaggctagcctggtctacaaagtgagatccaggacaggtactaaaactacacagagaaaccctgtctcaaaataaataaataaataaataaatagtaaaacacTTTCCCATAATTTTACTCATTTCCATAATATTAAATTAAGGAAAAGCCATTAGCTGTCTGATAGACGTGATTAAATGAACATAATACATGTCCACAAAGAAGGAATAAACGGTACATCtgtaaataaatttgaaatatctCCTTAAACTGTTGTGGTTTATTTCACAGGATATAGAATTACACAAATAAACCACAGGACACCATATGTTTGTAGGGCAATGTGACTAAAACAGACTTATCTTTTTCCATCTTACATTTTCATCTTTCATATCATATTAAGATGAACTCAGAATTATGTAACAGTGATTTCAAAACATATGTTCATGATAAACATTCAAGTATTGTAACGATTTAACAATCTATTAACAGTACTCTGGATGTAATATTAAGAGTAGGAAAAAGTGTGGGGAGTGTAcatataaaggtttttttttttaaagcacttcTGTATCATACAATTTGAAATCCCTTAGGAAATGATGCTCTTGGATCTCAGTTACCCTGAGGACTCTTCATTCTTGTGAGATTTTCCTGTAGGACACTGGAAAATAAATCCACCATGGTCTCTTAAGACACTAAATTTTTATATAGGACTGTATGTCACATTAAGTAAGGTTTATAACATCTCACAGGTGAACTGCATTGAACTGTAGAACAGAGGGTGATGTGGTTTATTTTCATATCAAAATTGGACAAATTgattaaaatagtaaatataaAAGAGCATTTTCTCAGTCTTGTACTTTGAGGTAGAATGAGGTGCTAGGGAAGAAGAGGGACCATCAATGCTCTCTGCACACAAGGGTGATGGGCTGGGTCATGTGCAGAAAGCTTGCTCAAATCTGCACATGCACCTTACTAACAAAGCTGCACAACAGTCAAAGGGTTAGTGCTTTTAACATTCACATTGACTTGTAGAGAGTGCTGAAATATTAGTAACCAATACAATCATTATCTAAAATGAaagtctttgatttttaaatattctgtgaCATTTCATCTAATGAACATAATTGCCTCTTTTTAGCCTGTGTTATTTTATTCTGTAGGTTATTTCTTCACAATAAGAATACATGGTAACGTGATTGTTGAGATAGGACAAATCCGTAGCTTGGTGGGATGGAATTCCATTACATGATTGTGCATTTGATTCAGTGTTGTCATTGAGATGTCTTGCACAAACAGGAATACTTTATTCTTCATCCAATAGTTTTATAACTTAAAAGATGTGACACTTGATGGGGAATCCGTGtacaattttcaaagaaaacatgtttgaaCTATTATTGTTCTTTGATTTACTCAGGTCTATCTGTCTAGAATATTGTCTAAAGATCCCTGCCATTCATTGTCCACAGGAAagtatttcattttcaatttgacttagttctttgtatttttatgtgttcagcatttaaaaattaatttatgcaTTAAAGTTTGAAATATTGTAAATAGTTTTGTTAATATCTTCAAAATGGAAGATATGATCTTAGGGTgtccattttaaattttttgactatTTTTTTGTAATTGCaaaagcaacaaagaaagaaattttcctTGAATGTTTTACTAAATCTctggggtggttttttttttttttggacaaattaaatgaatatttaacaGCTATTTTTGAAAGTAACTCCACTGCAGTAATGTTTTATATAAAGATGGATGGGAAAGAGTTCCTAAAACAAAGATCAGCCCTGAAGGAGATCTTATTAGAAGAAACTGTTGTAACTTAGGTTTTTGTGAGAATATTTAAATGTTCATTCAAAAACTTTTATGAAACAATTTTCAAAGCTATGACTTCTGAAAATAGTCACTCTTACTTTGATCTTCTGGTATAAACATAaacttgaatatatttttatatttaaagtcATTTGTCCAATGTATAGAACAATCAAATTACTGATTTTTACATACATAATTATTAATGGAATCAAGAATTTTATTTACTAATTGATAGTTGACTTGATATTTCAATATTGTTATTTTGATAAGGACATCCATATATCCAAAATTCATCTCATCAGGGATCCCACGACCAACTGTGAGCATGAAATTTCTGAtgtaatcttttatttttctcaagatTCTCTTTTTCTGACTTAAAAATACATTCATGTTCTTAAAAGTTAAGAAATGAGCAAAGAAGTAGGCATTAGTAATATAAACATTTAACATATATTATGTAATGTTTCccctttttattatatatacatttacatatatagttttgatcttttaatttttcctattatcatttcatatatatttattgcTCATCTtctatgcatttttctttttcttcacatttCCATTACCATAACACAAGGGCAGTTTTATATTTCTCTGTTTCCACTCTATTTATTTATGGCTCTTTGTTAAATTCTatatgtttttaagttttattaataAGGAGATCAACTATCTCTACTGCCTGAATcatcattaaaataattattaatgaaaT
This window harbors:
- the LOC131894994 gene encoding olfactory receptor 6C6-like; the protein is MKNQSVEIVFILLGLTGDPQLQILIFLFLFFNYILSLMGNLVIILLTLLDPHLKTPMYFFLRNFSFLEIAFTTVCIPRFLTSILSGEKMILYNACAAQLFFFFLLGATEFYLLAAMSYDRYVAICRPLHYPIIMNSKVCHLLVISSWVTGFLIIFPPLLLALKLDFCASKIVDHFLCDTSVLQLSCTDTRLLELMAFALAVMTLVITLILVILSYTFIIKTILKFPSAQQRRKAFSTCSSHMVVVSITYGSCIFMYLKTSAKERVTLNKGVAVLNTSVAPLLNPFIYTLRNQQVKEAFKHVFLRFCSFKNHETRFRNK